From one Fulvitalea axinellae genomic stretch:
- a CDS encoding acyltransferase family protein: protein MERRYDIDWLRVIAIGLLLIYHIAIIFQPWAMFIGFIKSDEAMESLWQPMRMLNIWRIPLLFFVSGMGVHFAMGKRNIKQLLLERAKRILLPFIFGALAICPLHFLIFQKYYNMPFSYIPNAGHLWFLGNIFAYVLLLSPIFYFMNKLENGKFKKILAKVMSYVLGPFIMSGFFLLEVGLVKPQLYELYAQTTHGFFIGLIAFYFGYIFMYSGENFWKTVTTWKWLYIGIATALFILRFTGYESISNMYLTSFESNCWVLGVFGLAHQNLNKPSALLSYLSPAVYPVYIIHMVALYAGAWIMLPLELTPLQQFIAITIFTFLFCFLGYELLLKRLSFLRPLFGLSWKKKIKATAQEVTV, encoded by the coding sequence ATGGAAAGAAGATACGACATCGACTGGTTGCGGGTAATAGCCATCGGCCTGTTACTTATTTACCATATCGCCATAATATTTCAACCGTGGGCGATGTTTATCGGCTTCATCAAAAGCGATGAAGCCATGGAAAGCCTCTGGCAACCGATGAGAATGCTCAACATCTGGCGCATACCGTTGCTCTTTTTCGTGTCGGGCATGGGCGTCCATTTCGCGATGGGGAAAAGAAACATCAAACAGCTCCTACTCGAAAGGGCTAAACGAATCCTGTTGCCCTTCATTTTCGGCGCATTGGCAATATGCCCTTTGCATTTTCTGATCTTTCAGAAATACTACAACATGCCCTTCAGCTATATACCAAACGCCGGGCACCTGTGGTTTTTGGGCAATATCTTCGCCTATGTACTTTTGCTTTCGCCGATATTCTATTTTATGAATAAACTAGAAAACGGCAAATTCAAAAAAATACTGGCCAAGGTAATGTCCTATGTCTTGGGCCCGTTCATTATGTCGGGCTTCTTTCTGTTGGAAGTAGGCCTAGTAAAACCACAGCTCTATGAACTGTACGCCCAGACCACCCACGGATTCTTCATCGGACTGATCGCTTTTTACTTCGGCTATATATTCATGTACAGCGGCGAAAACTTCTGGAAAACGGTGACCACATGGAAATGGCTCTACATCGGCATTGCCACAGCGCTGTTCATCCTTCGATTCACAGGCTACGAATCTATCTCAAACATGTATCTCACCAGCTTCGAATCCAACTGCTGGGTCCTCGGCGTATTCGGTTTAGCCCATCAAAATCTCAACAAACCAAGCGCCTTATTGAGCTACCTCAGCCCGGCGGTATATCCCGTTTACATTATCCATATGGTCGCCCTTTACGCCGGAGCTTGGATCATGCTTCCACTTGAACTTACTCCGCTCCAACAGTTCATAGCCATAACGATATTTACATTCCTTTTCTGCTTCCTTGGCTATGAACTCCTACTCAAAAGACTCTCTTTCCTAAGGCCATTATTCGGGCTCTCGTGGAAAAAGAAAATTAAAGCCACTGCTCAGGAAGTGACGGTATGA
- a CDS encoding ankyrin repeat domain-containing protein — protein MKTLNTNPFKMTLPVILIALFFTSACANAKKEQSSKPVKIEKTVKKPKDDIQTSVIKGDLEAVKQHIKAGTDINQKEPMSGATPLISAATFNKPEIAKALIAAGADLSVKNNDGSTALHTAAFFGRIKIVQMLIDAKADKTVKNNYGATPRQTVLGKFADMKPTYEMLIQQLTPMGFTLDLKELEKSRTIVAMMLQ, from the coding sequence ATGAAAACGCTTAACACGAACCCATTCAAAATGACTCTCCCGGTTATCCTCATCGCTCTCTTTTTCACCAGCGCTTGCGCAAATGCGAAAAAGGAACAGTCAAGCAAACCTGTCAAAATCGAGAAGACCGTAAAGAAGCCGAAAGACGACATTCAGACCTCCGTAATAAAAGGGGACCTCGAGGCCGTGAAACAACACATCAAAGCCGGAACGGACATCAACCAAAAAGAACCCATGAGTGGCGCCACTCCTTTGATCTCGGCGGCGACCTTTAACAAACCCGAAATTGCCAAAGCGCTTATCGCCGCCGGGGCGGACCTTTCCGTAAAAAACAACGACGGCTCTACGGCCCTGCATACCGCTGCATTTTTCGGACGTATCAAAATCGTACAAATGCTCATCGACGCCAAAGCCGACAAAACCGTCAAAAACAATTACGGAGCGACACCGAGACAAACGGTATTAGGAAAATTCGCCGACATGAAACCGACCTACGAGATGCTCATACAACAACTCACACCAATGGGCTTCACACTCGACTTGAAAGAGCTTGAAAAATCACGCACCATCGTGGCCATGATGTTGCAATAA
- a CDS encoding helix-turn-helix domain-containing protein produces the protein MSETPLKGDFIKRAEALVLEHLANEQFGVSELADLMHMSRSNLLRKVKKHSELSASQFIRQVRLRKGMELLEQTEWTVAEISDKAGFGNSSYFIKCFREQYGYSPGEVRKREPETVTVVESKLAEEPLASQETEPKSFRLTYLVAILVVVIFGLFFYFNNSKSSSNDEGRVSKKSIAVLPFRNLSSDSTNLYFVNGLMESSINSLQKIEDLRVVSRTSVEKFRNADMTISEIAEELDVNYLVEGSGQRVGDQVLLNIQLIDAGNDTPVWSEQYNHQVVDIFSLQRSVAKKIASAIQAKVTPAELERIEKRPTENLEAYDFYLKAQDLYQSRTKEGLNEAIPLFEKAIAHDPQFALAYSKLAITYYYLDMHQVEKQYTDVINQNADKALLYDSRSDMSLIAKALYYMHKKEFQYAIPHLEKALEYNPNSAFVVNMLSDIYARAEPNTAKYLKYALKGIRLDIAANDSIGKSYIYLHLSNAFVQNGFAEEALKYINLSLAYNPKNEYSPYLKVFIEYAGHLDMKKSTVALIEILQKDTTRLDIMQEVAKFYYFQERYDSAYHYYKKFVDRKREYGLNMYPHENLKIGLVYDKMGYAEQAKIFYKEYADYCENDKSIYKSASIASKLVHEGKYDEAMEQLKVFATKSDYQYWLLLFLEKDPLLKPLLKHPEFTPTIQKIKDGFWENHEEIRRSLRGSDYLLGKKKEI, from the coding sequence ATGTCCGAGACGCCTTTAAAAGGAGATTTCATAAAGCGGGCCGAGGCTCTGGTATTGGAGCATTTGGCAAACGAGCAGTTCGGAGTATCCGAATTGGCGGATCTCATGCATATGAGCCGTTCGAATCTGTTGCGGAAGGTAAAGAAGCATTCCGAGCTTTCTGCCAGTCAGTTTATACGTCAGGTACGGCTTCGCAAAGGCATGGAGCTGTTGGAACAAACCGAATGGACGGTGGCTGAGATTTCAGATAAGGCCGGCTTTGGTAACAGTTCTTATTTCATAAAGTGTTTTCGTGAGCAGTACGGCTACTCGCCAGGTGAGGTGAGAAAAAGGGAGCCTGAAACGGTGACGGTCGTGGAGTCGAAGCTGGCTGAAGAGCCTTTAGCGTCGCAGGAGACTGAACCGAAAAGCTTTCGTTTGACTTATCTCGTGGCGATTTTGGTTGTTGTTATATTTGGATTATTCTTTTATTTTAATAATTCGAAATCATCTTCTAATGATGAGGGGCGTGTAAGTAAGAAGTCCATCGCCGTTTTGCCTTTCAGGAATTTGAGCAGTGACTCTACGAACCTTTATTTTGTGAACGGTTTGATGGAGTCGTCGATAAACAGCCTGCAGAAGATTGAGGACTTGAGAGTGGTCAGCAGGACTTCGGTGGAGAAATTCCGTAATGCGGATATGACGATTTCGGAAATCGCCGAAGAGCTTGACGTAAACTATCTGGTGGAAGGCAGTGGCCAGCGTGTCGGGGACCAAGTGTTGCTGAATATACAGCTGATCGACGCCGGGAATGATACTCCTGTTTGGTCGGAGCAGTATAATCATCAGGTCGTAGATATTTTCTCCCTGCAAAGGAGCGTGGCCAAGAAAATAGCCAGCGCTATTCAAGCCAAGGTGACGCCCGCCGAGTTGGAACGTATTGAGAAGAGGCCTACGGAGAATTTGGAGGCTTATGATTTTTATCTTAAGGCGCAGGATTTGTATCAGTCCAGAACCAAAGAGGGTTTGAACGAGGCGATTCCGCTTTTTGAAAAAGCTATAGCGCATGATCCGCAGTTTGCCTTGGCGTATTCGAAACTGGCCATTACGTATTATTATCTCGATATGCATCAGGTTGAAAAACAATACACCGATGTTATCAATCAGAATGCGGACAAGGCATTATTATATGATTCGAGATCGGATATGAGCTTGATAGCCAAGGCGCTTTATTATATGCATAAAAAGGAATTTCAATACGCTATTCCGCATTTGGAAAAAGCTTTGGAATACAATCCGAATTCGGCTTTTGTGGTGAATATGCTGTCGGATATTTATGCCCGCGCCGAACCGAATACGGCTAAGTATCTGAAATACGCTTTGAAGGGAATCCGGTTGGATATCGCCGCCAATGATTCCATCGGCAAGAGTTATATCTATCTGCACTTAAGCAACGCTTTTGTCCAGAACGGATTTGCCGAGGAGGCTTTGAAGTATATAAATCTGTCTTTGGCGTATAATCCCAAGAATGAATACTCGCCTTATCTGAAGGTTTTTATTGAATACGCCGGACATTTGGATATGAAAAAGTCTACGGTGGCGCTTATTGAAATATTGCAAAAGGATACCACCCGCTTGGATATTATGCAGGAGGTGGCGAAGTTTTATTATTTTCAAGAGCGGTATGACAGCGCCTATCATTACTATAAAAAGTTTGTGGACAGAAAGCGGGAATACGGCTTGAATATGTATCCGCATGAGAACCTCAAAATTGGCTTGGTATACGATAAAATGGGGTATGCGGAACAGGCGAAGATTTTTTATAAGGAGTATGCCGATTATTGCGAAAACGATAAGTCTATTTATAAATCGGCGAGCATAGCCTCGAAGTTGGTGCATGAGGGGAAATACGACGAGGCGATGGAGCAACTGAAGGTGTTCGCCACCAAGAGTGATTACCAGTATTGGTTGTTGCTATTTTTGGAAAAAGATCCACTGTTGAAACCGTTGTTGAAGCATCCGGAATTTACGCCTACTATCCAGAAAATCAAGGACGGATTTTGGGAGAACCATGAAGAGATTAGGCGGTCTTTGAGGGGTTCGGATTATTTATTAGGAAAGAAGAAGGAGATTTAG
- a CDS encoding DKNYY domain-containing protein, translated as MEEYLFEYPKLSVFVGLIVINGLGKKLTGRRNGPVYSLFLLIMGTVFGSCSTLGERVKKSNNNFYYSVDGKEIRYSPSGNWFELGNSPMPEGLDIETFEVLDNYYWAKDKNRFYYRDVVLDYLEIDRESFVVIDISQAKDKNKYYAMNRGDWSYGPNPIKVVVGADPETFEDEPDRSLWSKDAYNYFYEYQKANLDAGTFSELTEQFVRDKDHVYLLPHSTVEKDESISFEKLDIDPEKVRVFGNGFIRDNENLYYYCYNFQNESKNRLITIPFEKLSDVKFLDKDYLIIKDKVYYDAHLIEEADAETFRSLERWYKVDKNALYIGFKRFPNVDFETLKYVEKTEYIQYYQDKNFIYHSNGETEPVEGEVVEK; from the coding sequence ATGGAAGAGTACCTTTTTGAATACCCAAAACTTAGCGTTTTTGTAGGCTTGATAGTCATTAACGGGTTGGGCAAAAAGCTGACGGGAAGAAGAAACGGCCCTGTTTACAGTCTATTTCTATTGATTATGGGCACTGTATTCGGGTCTTGTTCAACGTTGGGCGAACGGGTTAAGAAGAGTAACAATAATTTTTATTACAGCGTTGACGGCAAGGAAATCCGTTACTCCCCTTCGGGAAACTGGTTTGAGTTGGGCAACTCTCCGATGCCTGAGGGACTAGATATTGAAACCTTTGAGGTGCTGGACAATTATTATTGGGCCAAAGACAAAAATAGGTTCTATTACAGAGATGTTGTCTTGGACTATCTGGAAATCGACAGGGAAAGTTTTGTGGTTATCGATATTTCGCAAGCGAAAGACAAGAATAAATACTACGCCATGAACCGTGGAGATTGGTCATATGGCCCGAACCCTATAAAAGTGGTGGTTGGCGCCGACCCTGAAACGTTCGAGGATGAGCCAGACAGAAGCTTGTGGTCCAAAGACGCATATAATTATTTTTATGAATATCAAAAGGCGAATCTTGATGCCGGCACTTTCAGTGAGCTTACCGAACAGTTTGTCAGGGATAAAGACCATGTGTACCTTCTCCCCCACTCGACGGTGGAAAAAGACGAAAGTATAAGCTTTGAAAAGCTAGATATAGACCCGGAAAAGGTGCGTGTTTTTGGTAACGGTTTTATCCGTGACAACGAAAACCTTTATTACTACTGTTATAACTTCCAAAACGAATCTAAAAACCGTCTGATTACCATCCCGTTCGAAAAATTAAGCGACGTTAAATTCTTAGACAAGGACTATCTCATAATCAAAGACAAGGTATATTATGACGCTCACCTGATAGAGGAAGCCGACGCTGAGACTTTCCGTTCGCTAGAACGTTGGTACAAGGTTGACAAAAACGCTCTGTACATAGGCTTCAAACGCTTTCCGAATGTTGATTTTGAGACGCTTAAATACGTGGAAAAGACAGAATATATTCAGTATTATCAGGATAAGAATTTCATTTATCACTCAAATGGGGAAACTGAACCGGTAGAGGGCGAAGTAGTCGAGAAGTGA
- a CDS encoding RagB/SusD family nutrient uptake outer membrane protein: MGKIIKPTLVLYLAVMFSACSDSFLDKQPYNKLSEASFWKDLNDAEAGLTSVYDVLQVSNTSMGWSAMAYFDMITPIGYNRPANSAKFREIARGDHDGRNGAVNALWTNSYRGIVRANDFLTHIDDIEAISENDQSRKQRYTAEARYLRGMFYFHLVDLYGGVPLFESVPKIEDQLAVRSSREEVMAFVIADFDYAIANLPAVPTEIGRATEGAARTMRAKVAMLEKDWQTAIEQTTAVMGLGYTLQDNYADIFKLENENNSEVIFDIQYVSQNDAEPGAKFQKAFSNASSQANGFSWIQPTRWLLDKYEVIDPEPEYIIEDNRISKEVYDYFEGKDPRLDANFLRPGAYFTDRENNDVLYPYQMQKYTLAATGMNMRKYVIEGKNETASSNDSPLNWIILRYADVLLMRAEAEAEQRGGAANVPQDILDATINVVRYRASDLLPKYMAGSLTMEQIQDEYMRELPFEGWMYFNFRRWRLMHLNDGYQPKGLKITKKSVKLSGAPVLETRAFDESKHYIFPIPEQERDLAPNLEQNPEWE; this comes from the coding sequence ATGGGAAAAATTATAAAACCAACCCTCGTTCTGTACTTAGCGGTTATGTTTTCCGCTTGTAGTGACTCGTTCCTTGATAAACAACCCTATAATAAGCTCTCGGAAGCCTCCTTTTGGAAAGACCTAAATGACGCTGAAGCCGGCCTTACATCTGTTTACGATGTCTTGCAGGTTAGCAATACCAGTATGGGGTGGTCCGCTATGGCCTATTTTGATATGATAACTCCCATCGGTTATAACAGGCCCGCTAATTCAGCCAAATTCCGAGAAATAGCCCGCGGCGACCATGACGGAAGAAACGGAGCGGTGAATGCCCTTTGGACAAACTCATACAGAGGCATTGTACGGGCCAACGATTTCCTTACGCACATCGACGATATCGAGGCAATAAGCGAAAACGATCAAAGTCGAAAGCAACGCTACACGGCAGAAGCCAGATACCTGCGCGGAATGTTTTATTTCCACCTGGTCGATTTGTACGGTGGAGTTCCATTGTTCGAAAGCGTTCCGAAGATCGAGGATCAACTCGCCGTAAGAAGTAGCCGAGAGGAAGTTATGGCTTTTGTAATAGCTGATTTTGATTATGCCATCGCAAACCTTCCCGCAGTTCCTACCGAAATAGGCCGGGCTACGGAAGGCGCCGCCCGTACTATGCGCGCCAAGGTAGCGATGTTAGAAAAAGACTGGCAAACAGCAATTGAGCAAACCACGGCCGTAATGGGCTTAGGGTATACTTTACAAGACAATTACGCCGATATATTTAAATTGGAAAACGAGAATAACTCTGAAGTGATCTTCGATATCCAATACGTTTCGCAAAACGATGCTGAACCGGGCGCTAAATTCCAGAAAGCCTTTTCCAACGCCAGTTCTCAAGCGAATGGTTTCTCGTGGATACAGCCTACGAGGTGGTTACTTGACAAATATGAAGTAATAGACCCTGAACCCGAATACATTATAGAAGACAATAGGATTTCCAAAGAGGTTTACGACTATTTTGAAGGGAAGGATCCTCGACTCGACGCTAATTTCCTAAGGCCCGGCGCCTATTTTACCGATCGAGAGAACAATGATGTACTATACCCTTACCAGATGCAGAAATATACATTGGCGGCTACGGGCATGAACATGCGGAAGTACGTCATTGAGGGAAAAAACGAAACCGCTTCCAGCAATGACTCTCCTCTCAACTGGATCATATTACGCTATGCCGACGTACTACTAATGCGGGCAGAGGCCGAAGCTGAACAACGTGGCGGAGCGGCTAATGTTCCCCAAGACATCTTGGATGCCACCATTAATGTGGTAAGATATAGAGCCTCAGACCTCTTGCCTAAATATATGGCGGGAAGCCTAACCATGGAACAAATTCAGGACGAGTATATGCGGGAATTACCTTTTGAAGGTTGGATGTATTTCAATTTCAGAAGGTGGAGATTAATGCATTTAAATGACGGGTACCAACCTAAAGGACTCAAAATCACCAAAAAATCGGTAAAATTATCTGGTGCGCCGGTTTTGGAGACCAGGGCTTTCGACGAAAGCAAACATTACATCTTCCCAATCCCGGAACAGGAGCGTGACCTAGCTCCAAATTTAGAGCAAAACCCTGAGTGGGAATAG
- a CDS encoding TonB-dependent receptor — MLFLSLSLTPLHADSDNTVTLHFKNETLKVVLNEIAKQSNMKIFFSDGDVKSTTSVSIQGSFALSEALQKALKDSELIYELHKGSIIIKRQRIKPKLVSPALQQEKTTLSGTVKNAQGDGIPGVNIMIKGTTQGTVTDVNGNFTLKTNTDDILVISFVGHKTQETIIGNRQRIDIILEEDLAELETVVVVGYGEQKKVNLTGSVASVNLEKVDSRAVPNVASALSGLAPGLNVSTAKGGSVGDESISIRVRGNTTLSGINTPLIIVDGLETSMSDIDPNDIASIAILKDASSAAIYGAKAAAGVILVTTKRGKTGRMKMKYNAYAGWQKSFTAPDYVSDFAVWMEKANTFYNQEMFPVEDIQEWRDSDNPLTHPNTDWYDEQVGGSAFIQNHNFSFSGGSASTRYRMSLSYLNQQGLLEGNEQDRYSIRTNVETDLNQILSVGGNLSLVWKDLTPNIYGGGLRLENSAPGVSSVKGPDGYWAGGQHSSLGGVRNILAEAENEFRNSRRQRIVSDVFVRLKPIKGLTLEAKVALNYNNSLYRSFSKRYFEKNYREDVLSHPKNDLREASTQHSQSYRLVNFETATYKRSIEGHNIKAMLGHQAEQYRFDDIGGSLKGFPSNEIYVLDAGSVDPSVNGGITDNSMESFFGRLNYDYKGRYLVEGNLRLDKSSRFAEHNRDATFPSVSAGWRISEENFLSGWKALDNLKLRASWGRLGNDRIGSYPYQDTYSINKNYTFGEQIYPGYASTQFMDPDIQWETTEISSVAMETRLFKTLDLSAEYFHKNTTGILRSLPLPNFLGAKGDPVINLAELVNEGLEFSLSYSGKVGDLEYSLGGNLTWIKNEVTKLSEHVQKGALQVGENSSSYYIYESVGIFRSQEQLDNAATHRPFTDLGDIEYKDQITEDTDGDGIPDAGNGIIDGDDRIIAGKSAPTYNYGANLSLRYKNFDFSMLIQGVSDVEGTWLGGGNKPFVNIGRGALHSMWLDAYDKTENPEGQWPRLFDESNGMNEYSSTFWIRDMSYLRVKNVQLGYKLPKTVTQRLGINNTRLYLSADNLFTVSDYFSELGLDPETRSSTSVPNVSTFIIGLNVQF; from the coding sequence ATGTTGTTTTTGTCACTGTCATTGACACCGCTACATGCCGACTCGGACAATACGGTAACGCTTCATTTCAAAAATGAAACGCTAAAGGTTGTCCTGAATGAAATCGCCAAGCAATCAAACATGAAAATCTTCTTTAGTGATGGAGATGTAAAATCAACAACATCAGTATCTATCCAAGGTTCTTTTGCGCTCTCGGAAGCGTTACAGAAAGCTTTGAAAGATTCGGAACTGATATACGAATTGCACAAGGGGAGTATTATCATAAAAAGACAGCGCATAAAACCTAAACTTGTTTCTCCGGCCCTTCAGCAGGAAAAGACAACGTTATCAGGCACTGTGAAAAATGCGCAAGGAGACGGAATCCCCGGAGTCAATATAATGATAAAAGGCACGACACAAGGTACCGTAACCGATGTCAACGGTAATTTTACGTTAAAGACTAACACGGATGACATCTTAGTCATTTCGTTTGTAGGGCATAAAACCCAAGAGACAATCATCGGTAACCGCCAGCGTATAGACATTATATTGGAAGAGGATCTCGCCGAATTGGAAACCGTGGTGGTAGTCGGATATGGAGAACAAAAGAAAGTGAATCTCACAGGGTCCGTAGCCAGTGTCAATTTGGAAAAGGTTGACTCCAGGGCGGTTCCGAATGTCGCCAGCGCATTATCTGGATTGGCTCCGGGCCTAAACGTCAGTACCGCCAAAGGGGGCAGTGTTGGTGATGAATCGATATCTATACGGGTTAGGGGAAACACAACCTTAAGCGGTATAAACACCCCTCTGATTATTGTGGATGGTTTGGAAACCTCGATGAGTGATATCGACCCAAATGACATCGCTTCTATTGCTATTCTTAAAGACGCTTCTTCGGCGGCGATTTATGGGGCAAAGGCCGCCGCGGGTGTTATTCTGGTCACTACCAAGAGGGGTAAAACCGGAAGAATGAAGATGAAATACAATGCGTACGCAGGTTGGCAAAAGAGCTTCACCGCCCCGGATTATGTTAGTGACTTCGCTGTATGGATGGAAAAGGCGAATACGTTTTATAATCAGGAAATGTTCCCGGTCGAAGACATTCAAGAATGGCGCGATAGCGACAACCCGCTTACCCACCCAAATACGGATTGGTATGATGAGCAGGTCGGCGGATCGGCCTTTATCCAAAACCATAATTTCTCTTTCAGTGGCGGATCGGCATCAACACGTTACCGTATGTCACTATCATATTTGAATCAGCAGGGGCTTTTGGAAGGAAACGAACAAGACAGGTATTCGATCAGGACAAATGTTGAGACGGATTTGAATCAAATCTTAAGCGTGGGCGGTAACCTATCATTGGTTTGGAAAGACCTGACTCCCAACATTTATGGAGGAGGGCTTCGTCTTGAAAATTCAGCCCCTGGTGTTAGCAGCGTCAAAGGCCCCGACGGATATTGGGCTGGTGGCCAGCACTCAAGTTTGGGAGGGGTAAGGAACATATTGGCGGAAGCGGAAAACGAATTCAGAAACAGCAGAAGACAAAGAATCGTTTCGGATGTATTTGTCCGGCTCAAACCTATCAAGGGACTTACATTGGAGGCGAAAGTGGCCTTAAATTACAATAACTCTCTATATCGCTCTTTTTCGAAACGTTATTTCGAGAAAAACTATAGGGAAGACGTGCTGAGTCACCCTAAGAACGACTTGCGAGAGGCCAGCACTCAACATTCGCAAAGCTACCGTTTGGTTAATTTCGAGACCGCAACTTATAAAAGGAGTATTGAGGGGCATAACATTAAAGCCATGCTGGGCCATCAAGCGGAACAATACCGGTTTGATGATATTGGCGGGAGCCTGAAAGGGTTTCCAAGCAATGAGATTTATGTCTTGGACGCGGGATCAGTGGACCCAAGCGTAAATGGGGGTATCACCGACAACTCTATGGAGTCCTTCTTCGGACGGCTTAATTACGATTACAAAGGCCGGTATCTGGTTGAAGGTAACCTTCGTTTAGATAAATCATCTCGTTTTGCCGAGCATAACCGTGACGCGACATTCCCGTCGGTATCCGCAGGTTGGCGTATCAGTGAGGAAAATTTCTTAAGTGGATGGAAGGCTTTGGACAACCTAAAGCTCCGGGCGTCATGGGGGCGTTTAGGCAATGACAGAATCGGTAGTTACCCTTATCAAGATACCTATAGTATTAATAAAAATTACACTTTCGGAGAGCAAATCTACCCGGGCTACGCCTCAACCCAGTTTATGGACCCTGACATCCAGTGGGAAACCACAGAGATAAGTTCCGTGGCGATGGAAACACGGCTATTCAAAACTTTGGACTTGTCAGCCGAATATTTCCACAAAAATACGACAGGCATATTACGAAGTCTTCCTCTGCCTAATTTTTTGGGGGCTAAAGGAGATCCGGTAATCAATTTGGCGGAGCTTGTTAATGAAGGTTTGGAATTCTCTCTGTCCTATTCAGGAAAAGTGGGCGACTTGGAATATAGCTTAGGCGGTAACCTGACTTGGATTAAAAATGAAGTCACCAAACTCTCCGAACACGTTCAGAAAGGAGCGCTTCAAGTTGGGGAGAACTCAAGCTCGTATTACATCTACGAATCGGTGGGGATATTCCGTAGCCAAGAGCAACTAGACAATGCCGCTACTCATCGCCCGTTTACCGATTTGGGTGATATAGAATACAAAGACCAAATCACGGAAGACACTGACGGTGACGGTATTCCCGACGCGGGTAACGGTATAATAGACGGAGATGACAGGATCATAGCCGGTAAAAGTGCTCCGACTTATAATTACGGAGCAAATTTATCTTTACGGTATAAGAATTTTGATTTTTCGATGCTGATCCAAGGGGTCTCCGATGTGGAAGGAACTTGGTTGGGAGGTGGTAACAAGCCGTTTGTCAATATCGGAAGGGGAGCTCTTCATAGTATGTGGTTAGATGCTTATGACAAAACAGAGAACCCTGAAGGGCAGTGGCCCCGCTTATTTGATGAGTCTAATGGAATGAACGAATATAGTTCCACTTTTTGGATTCGGGATATGTCCTATTTAAGAGTCAAAAACGTTCAGCTGGGCTACAAACTACCGAAAACTGTCACTCAACGCCTAGGGATCAACAATACTCGCTTATACCTAAGCGCGGATAACCTCTTCACTGTCTCCGACTATTTTTCCGAACTCGGCTTGGACCCTGAGACACGAAGTTCCACCTCTGTTCCTAACGTAAGCACTTTTATTATCGGCTTGAATGTTCAATTCTAA